AACGCTTCGGCGGTGCTGATCACCAACGCGCTCACCGTTATCCAGAATGTGAACATTGCTGCTGGAATTTTAAACGCCAACAGCCGCAATATTTCTCTTGGTGGGAACTGGAGTGATGCCGGAACTTTTACCCCCGGTACCGACACTGTATTTTTCAATGGAACTTCCGGCACCCAGCTTATCATCAACGCATCCGGGGAAACCTTCGACCAGCTTCAGTTCAGCGGAGGCGCTTTGAAAGTGCTGAATTGTGCTGTCAGCACCGGACGCGACCTGATTATCGGCAGCGGTTGTACGCTGGATGTGAGTGCATCCAACCACTCCCTCTTTGTGAAGGGCAGCTGGATAAACAACGGCACCTTTATGGCGCGGGGCGGAACGGTAGAAATGAATGGAACCACTGCCTCCATCCTGGGTGGTAGCACACAAACCACTTTCCGGAACCTTACCATCAGCAACGGCGCCGGAGCTGCGCTCTCCCAATCCCAGAAACTGGAAGGCACCCTGCTGCTGAACAACGGCACTTTTACCACCACCGGATTTAACTTCACCCTGCTCTCAACAGCCGCACGCACCGCCCGTATCGGCACTATTACCGGAGGGGATATCGTGGGAAATATCATTATGCAACGCTATGTGCCGAATGCACCAAACGACTGGCGTTTTATTGCCTCGGCAGTTACCGGCACGCATACCCTGGCAGAATGGTCAGATGATTTCATCATGGCCGGGTTCCCCGGATCTCAGTATCCGAATGACCCGGTGCCCAGTGTGTGGACCTATGACGAAACGGTGCCCGGCCATAAGGACAGTGGTTTTGTGGCCGCCACAAATATTACCAACCCGGTGGTTAACGGCAAAGGCTACTGGGTATACATGGGACCCACCCCGCTCACAGTAGATATTACAGGGCCTCCCGGAAAATTCAATCACAGTTTCCCCCTGACCTTTACACTTACTGACATTAATGATTACGACGGATGGAATCACATAGCGAATCCCTATCCCTCCTCCATTGACTGGGATTCACCCAACTGGAGCCTCACGAATGTGGATAATGAAATTTCCATATGGAATCCGAACACTCAAACCTATGCCCAGTATTCAGGAGGCGTTCCCATCAACGGAGGAAGCAATATCATTCCCAGCTCGCAGGGATTTTGGGTTCATGCCAACGCGGCGAATCCGCAACTTATTGTCTCCGAAAACTGTAAGTCTGCTACGGATACAGATTTTATTAAAATCAGTTCCCAGCAATTCACCACCACTTACAACAACATACTTCGCCTGACATTAAGCGGTAATAATTACTACGATGAAACCGCGATACGCTTTACGCCCTCTGCTACGGATACCTTTGATGCTTCGTATGATGCCCATAAATTCTGGAGCCTGAGTTATGATGTTCCGCAGCTATGCACGAACCGGGGCGGACTGGAGTACGGAATTAACGCCCTGCCTGTTCCCACCCAGCAGATCAGCCTGCCGCTGGGAACCTATATCGGCTGGGGCTACAGCGGCACGTACACCCTGCGCAGAGACAGCACATGGAATCTTCCCAACAGTATGTGCGTAATTCTGGAAGACCTTCTTACAGGCACCATGACGGACCTGAGAAGCACAATCGGTTACACCACCACGATGTATGATACCATGACGGTTCCCCGTTTCATTTTACACATCGGGCCGCCCATCCGCAAAGAACGCATACATGTAAACTGCCCGGGCGGAACAAACGGAATGGCCGTTGCAGAAGGCCTGGGAAGCGGCCCCTGGGATTATACATGGAAGGATGGGAATAACATTGTGCTGCGTCAGGTGAACGCCATAAGCGGACCGGATACACTTCAGAATATCGGCGCCGGTATTTACACGGTGGAGATCAATGGCAATTCCGGTATCTGCGGTTTTCTGAGTGATACAATACAGGTAGAAGGTCCCCTGGCAATGAATATACTTAGCCAGGTTACGCATGAAAGCTGCAGCGGAACCGGTGACGGAAGCATACAGATTCTGCAGACGCTGGGAGGAACAGCGCCATATACTTTCCTCTGGTCGAATGCACAAAGCAGCCAGAGCATTCAGAACCTGGCAGCCGGAAATTATACCCTTACTGTCACCGATGCCAACGGATGCACACAGAGCTTTTCCTTTACCCTGAACAGTAACGGCACCGTTGCCTCTGTGTTCAGCATTGCTTCCGACACACTCATACTTGGAAATGCACAGGCTGTATTTTCCAATTACTCCTCCGGTTTTAGTTCCTTCATCTGGGACTTCGGCGACGGATATCAAAACACCGTTCAGCTGAATCCCGTTCACACCTACACCCAGGCGGGCGTGTACACCGTTAGTCTTACTGTAAATACCGTTCTCTGCAGCAGCAGCAGTACGGCCACAGTTATTGTATTGCCGGCCAATATAGGAACCGGCGAAATCGGGGCGTCCGGATTTATCATAAAATCCATTGATGCCGGAATGTGGGAAATCATTCTGCCTCAGGGACTGGAAGTAAACGCCTGTATGATCACTGATGTACTGGGAAGAACCCTCAGTGCGAATCAGCTGGA
This DNA window, taken from Bacteroidia bacterium, encodes the following:
- a CDS encoding PKD domain-containing protein is translated as MRFLPFFLLLFACLNSQPQSIANYSNTRSTGTGYSSIFSTAFAFPAWRNTATYSQDDNRSYPVEIGFDFWYNGTRYTQLCVSTNGFIDFSSSTANGTGTGAYGYINSAFTGNGSGTWNSIAPVYDDLTAQGGTDPLGNSIRYLLSGTAPNRVFTIEWVNMAVYLNTSPSLNFQLKLYETSGIIEMNYGTMTPGSANWSYTCGINAATLSNTPNVNQLKSQQSPNSNTFTNGESNNLTPLPVSNSRITFTPPVPAPPSGALSFSSVTSSGMTLNWTNWAVNEVGYAIYKSTNGTDYFFVQQTAANATSAAVSGLLSSTTYYWKVMAVTEGAVSNALSGTQATISGGIKISAQTGNWQQGTTWSPPGIPQPGDDVIINNGHTVTVNQSVDCNSLTVGQGTSGTLQIGNNNTVRVMEVNGNLTVNSGASLIINSASNTTHRMLLQGNLTNNGTIDLNRDANSKCDLHLIGTGTLTFSGSGTVNDYNRIIVNMGTSMANIMEMTCSSFSAINGFLSLKNGTLKVSIPSSVTMVPWANGGTDTVYTNGKFWMNSSTVTANALNTLGLLGAIRISNGMLNIGDGANENLMVVGGSVQIENGNVNVAGRYFTSGINNIANFNMSGGTLTLPSVSSTSNIDAPFQITGVGSNFQMSGGTILIPREGGTGSANLGFVNTGSSGGSVTGGTLQIGNSTTPLSQTIYINSSFPVGNLLVNSANASAVLITNALTVIQNVNIAAGILNANSRNISLGGNWSDAGTFTPGTDTVFFNGTSGTQLIINASGETFDQLQFSGGALKVLNCAVSTGRDLIIGSGCTLDVSASNHSLFVKGSWINNGTFMARGGTVEMNGTTASILGGSTQTTFRNLTISNGAGAALSQSQKLEGTLLLNNGTFTTTGFNFTLLSTAARTARIGTITGGDIVGNIIMQRYVPNAPNDWRFIASAVTGTHTLAEWSDDFIMAGFPGSQYPNDPVPSVWTYDETVPGHKDSGFVAATNITNPVVNGKGYWVYMGPTPLTVDITGPPGKFNHSFPLTFTLTDINDYDGWNHIANPYPSSIDWDSPNWSLTNVDNEISIWNPNTQTYAQYSGGVPINGGSNIIPSSQGFWVHANAANPQLIVSENCKSATDTDFIKISSQQFTTTYNNILRLTLSGNNYYDETAIRFTPSATDTFDASYDAHKFWSLSYDVPQLCTNRGGLEYGINALPVPTQQISLPLGTYIGWGYSGTYTLRRDSTWNLPNSMCVILEDLLTGTMTDLRSTIGYTTTMYDTMTVPRFILHIGPPIRKERIHVNCPGGTNGMAVAEGLGSGPWDYTWKDGNNIVLRQVNAISGPDTLQNIGAGIYTVEINGNSGICGFLSDTIQVEGPLAMNILSQVTHESCSGTGDGSIQILQTLGGTAPYTFLWSNAQSSQSIQNLAAGNYTLTVTDANGCTQSFSFTLNSNGTVASVFSIASDTLILGNAQAVFSNYSSGFSSFIWDFGDGYQNTVQLNPVHTYTQAGVYTVSLTVNTVLCSSSSTATVIVLPANIGTGEIGASGFIIKSIDAGMWEIILPQGLEVNACMITDVLGRTLSANQLEWVGVKIKADLRNSAAGLYFIRLLTPDGERTIPIVRE